One window of the Streptococcus parasanguinis ATCC 15912 genome contains the following:
- the rsmH gene encoding 16S rRNA (cytosine(1402)-N(4))-methyltransferase RsmH yields the protein MSKEFHHVTVLLHETIDMLDVKPDGIYVDATLGGAGHSEYLLTKLNESGHLYAFDQDQHAIENAKIRLAPFIEKGMVTFIKDNFRHLKERLNDIGVTEINGICYDLGVSSPQLDERERGFSYKKDAPLDMRMNQEASLTAYEVVNTYDYHDLVRIFFKYGEDKFSKQIARKIEQARAIKPIETTTELAEIIKSAKPAKELKKKGHPAKQIFQAIRIEVNDELGAADESIQQAMDLLALDGRISVITFHSLEDRLTKQLFKEASTVEVPKGLPFIPDDLKPKMELINRKPILPSEEELEENNRSHSAKLRVARKIHK from the coding sequence ATGAGTAAAGAATTTCATCATGTAACGGTTTTGCTTCATGAAACGATCGATATGCTGGATGTTAAGCCAGATGGGATCTATGTTGACGCCACATTGGGTGGGGCAGGCCACAGCGAATATTTGTTAACAAAATTAAATGAATCAGGCCATCTCTATGCCTTTGACCAAGATCAGCATGCGATTGAAAATGCTAAGATTCGTTTGGCACCTTTCATTGAGAAAGGTATGGTGACCTTTATCAAGGATAACTTTCGTCATTTAAAGGAACGTCTAAATGACATAGGTGTGACTGAAATCAATGGGATTTGTTATGACTTAGGTGTGTCTAGTCCTCAGTTAGATGAACGGGAACGTGGATTTTCTTACAAGAAAGATGCGCCTTTAGATATGCGTATGAATCAAGAAGCTTCCTTAACGGCTTATGAGGTCGTTAATACCTATGATTACCATGATCTAGTCCGCATCTTTTTCAAATATGGAGAGGATAAATTTTCCAAGCAAATTGCGCGGAAAATTGAGCAAGCGCGAGCAATTAAACCGATTGAAACGACGACTGAATTAGCAGAGATTATTAAATCTGCTAAACCAGCTAAGGAGCTCAAGAAAAAGGGCCATCCGGCTAAACAGATTTTCCAAGCCATTCGTATCGAAGTCAATGATGAACTGGGAGCAGCAGATGAATCGATTCAGCAAGCCATGGATTTGTTGGCCCTCGATGGTCGTATTTCTGTGATTACCTTTCATTCGTTGGAGGATCGATTGACCAAACAATTGTTTAAAGAAGCTTCGACGGTTGAGGTTCCAAAGGGACTTCCCTTTATTCCGGATGATTTGAAACCAAAGATGGAGTTGATCAACCGGAAGCCTATTTTGCCAAGCGAAGAGGAGCTTGAGGAAAATAATCGATCCCATTCAGCAAAATTACGGGTTGCTCGAAAAATACACAAGTAA
- the ftsL gene encoding cell division protein FtsL: protein MAARDERTRTQVLQDRFRRFSRVEKAFYGSIVLTAVILAISIVFMQTRILQVQSELTDLNTELEAKKTELADVRQEVNELTRYDRLSQLASSQGMKLQKENRKTVSASSDE, encoded by the coding sequence ATGGCAGCAAGAGATGAGAGAACAAGAACACAGGTATTGCAAGACCGCTTTCGCCGTTTCTCTAGAGTAGAAAAGGCTTTTTACGGATCGATTGTCCTAACAGCTGTGATTTTAGCCATTAGTATCGTCTTTATGCAGACACGGATTTTACAAGTACAGAGTGAGTTGACAGATTTAAATACCGAACTGGAGGCTAAAAAGACAGAATTGGCGGATGTTCGTCAAGAGGTCAATGAATTAACACGTTATGATCGTTTGTCGCAGTTGGCTAGTTCCCAGGGAATGAAGTTGCAAAAAGAAAATCGAAAAACAGTGAGTGCAAGTAGTGATGAATAA
- the pbp2x gene encoding penicillin-binding protein PBP2X, translated as MNKIKKVLIGYSIKKRRLPDQNRKQVGKNLSVLAIFLFFLFLINFALIIGTDKKFGVTLSEQAKKVHQQTVIVPAKRGTIYDRNGAVIAEDATTYNVYAIIDKKYKSATGKVLYVEESQFKKVAEIFKQYLGMDEDYVIKQLSQKKLKQVSFGSNGNGITYSNMTAIREAMEAAKIEGIAFTTSPNRSYKNGVFASQFIGQASLQEDKEGNKTLKGQSGMEKSLDRILAGQNGVITYDKDRNGNIVPGSDKVSVKTEDGKDVYTTISAELQTYLETRMDVFQEKVKGKYVSATLVSAKTGEILATTQRPSYNADTKQGLDLKNLKTWNTILYQDQYEPGSTMKVMLLASAIDHGTFPAFNEVYYNNEFQVKDATIRDWDVNMGLSEGRYMNIAQGFAYSSNVGMTRLEQKMGNAVWMDYLNRFKFGLPTRFGMGDESYGGLPGDNYVSQVQSAFGQGISVSQTQMLRAFSAIANSGQMLEPKFISAIYDRKSDTARKSKTEVVGKPVSESAAQQTRNYMITVGTDPEFGTLYSNGPIIQVPGQNVAVKSGTAQIATDQGYLQGENDYINSVVAMTPAEDPEFIMYVTVQQPEVTFSANSWEELVNPILEDAVALKNELHLTSEAPTLDDVTKETTYKIPSVENLSKELNLKQNLSPGAYSEELRRNLVQPIVLGTGKNIRKMSVDVGSKVKANQQVLLLTEDFDTVPDMYGWTKKNADIFGEWTGIKIAYKGSGKKVTKQSVKMNTSLNKTKKITLTLGD; from the coding sequence ATGAATAAAATCAAAAAAGTTTTGATTGGGTATTCGATAAAAAAACGTCGCTTACCAGATCAGAATCGAAAACAAGTTGGGAAAAATCTCAGTGTATTGGCGATTTTCCTCTTTTTTCTCTTCCTAATAAACTTTGCCCTAATTATTGGAACCGATAAAAAATTTGGTGTGACTTTGTCGGAACAAGCAAAGAAGGTCCATCAGCAGACAGTCATTGTGCCGGCAAAACGAGGTACCATCTATGACCGAAATGGGGCGGTGATTGCTGAAGATGCCACAACCTACAATGTTTATGCTATCATCGATAAGAAGTATAAATCAGCTACAGGGAAGGTTCTCTATGTAGAAGAGAGTCAATTTAAGAAAGTAGCAGAAATCTTTAAGCAGTACCTAGGTATGGATGAGGATTACGTCATTAAGCAATTGTCGCAAAAGAAATTGAAACAAGTTTCTTTTGGATCGAACGGAAACGGCATTACTTATAGTAATATGACGGCTATCCGTGAGGCCATGGAAGCGGCGAAGATTGAAGGGATTGCCTTTACAACTAGTCCAAATCGAAGCTATAAAAATGGAGTTTTTGCCTCTCAATTTATAGGTCAGGCCTCTCTTCAAGAAGATAAAGAGGGGAATAAAACCTTGAAGGGGCAATCAGGGATGGAGAAATCCCTCGATCGTATTCTCGCTGGTCAAAATGGAGTCATCACCTATGACAAAGACCGAAACGGGAATATCGTTCCTGGTTCAGATAAGGTTTCTGTCAAAACAGAAGATGGAAAAGATGTTTATACGACCATTTCAGCAGAATTGCAGACCTATCTTGAGACACGTATGGATGTTTTCCAAGAAAAAGTAAAAGGAAAGTATGTTAGTGCGACTCTTGTGAGTGCAAAAACAGGGGAAATCCTTGCGACGACACAACGCCCATCCTATAATGCAGATACCAAACAAGGATTGGATCTGAAAAACTTGAAAACTTGGAATACGATTCTTTATCAGGATCAGTATGAACCAGGATCGACCATGAAAGTCATGTTGTTGGCTTCAGCGATTGACCATGGAACTTTTCCAGCATTTAATGAAGTTTACTATAATAATGAATTTCAGGTTAAAGATGCGACAATCCGTGACTGGGATGTCAATATGGGACTTTCTGAAGGTCGTTATATGAATATCGCACAAGGTTTTGCATATTCTAGTAACGTCGGAATGACTCGTCTGGAGCAAAAAATGGGAAATGCTGTCTGGATGGACTATCTAAACCGCTTTAAATTTGGCCTTCCAACTCGTTTTGGAATGGGGGATGAATCCTATGGAGGGCTTCCAGGTGACAACTATGTCAGTCAAGTTCAGTCCGCTTTTGGCCAAGGGATTTCAGTTAGTCAAACTCAAATGCTTCGTGCTTTTAGTGCGATTGCTAATAGTGGGCAAATGTTGGAGCCTAAGTTTATCAGCGCTATTTACGACAGAAAGTCAGACACTGCTCGCAAATCAAAAACGGAAGTTGTCGGAAAACCAGTTTCAGAATCGGCAGCACAACAGACCCGAAATTACATGATTACAGTTGGAACAGATCCAGAGTTTGGAACCCTATACAGCAATGGGCCAATTATTCAGGTTCCTGGTCAAAATGTTGCGGTAAAATCTGGGACCGCACAAATTGCGACGGATCAAGGGTATTTGCAAGGAGAAAATGACTATATCAACTCAGTCGTAGCCATGACGCCTGCGGAGGATCCAGAGTTTATTATGTATGTAACGGTCCAACAACCAGAAGTGACATTCTCAGCCAATAGTTGGGAAGAATTGGTTAATCCGATTTTAGAAGATGCTGTTGCTTTGAAAAATGAATTGCATCTTACATCGGAGGCACCAACTTTGGATGATGTGACAAAAGAAACGACTTACAAAATCCCTTCAGTGGAAAATCTCTCTAAAGAGTTGAATTTGAAACAAAATCTGAGCCCAGGTGCTTATTCAGAGGAATTGCGTCGCAATTTGGTACAACCAATTGTACTAGGAACCGGGAAAAATATCCGCAAGATGTCTGTGGATGTAGGCTCTAAAGTCAAAGCGAATCAACAAGTATTGTTATTGACAGAAGATTTTGATACTGTTCCAGATATGTATGGTTGGACAAAGAAAAATGCTGACATCTTTGGAGAATGGACTGGAATTAAGATTGCCTATAAAGGTAGTGGAAAGAAAGTAACCAAACAAAGTGTCAAAATGAACACCTCACTCAATAAAACCAAAAAGATTACGTTAACATTAGGAGACTAA
- the mraY gene encoding phospho-N-acetylmuramoyl-pentapeptide-transferase, which yields MYIATILVSFLLTVAAIPAFIRFYHRAHISGQQMHEDVKQHKAKAGTPTMGGVVFLITAVLVSFVFTVLTGNFTRPVQLVLFILILYGIVGFLDDFLKVFRKINEGLNPKQKLALQLIGGIIFYVFSERHGAGSLLNVFGYDLYLGHFYILFALFWLIGFSNAVNLTDGIDGLASISVAISLSAYSFIAYMQGKWDILFVTLSMIGALLGFFVFNHKPAKIFMGDVGSLALGGMLAALSMALHVEWTLLLIGLVYVIETGSVMLQVTYFKWTKKRYGEGRRIFRMTPFHHHLELGGLSGNGQNWSEWKVDAFMWTIALVTSGITLVLLYL from the coding sequence ATGTATATTGCTACGATCCTTGTATCGTTTCTATTAACAGTGGCTGCTATTCCAGCCTTTATTCGATTTTACCACCGTGCTCATATTTCCGGGCAACAAATGCACGAAGATGTGAAACAACACAAAGCGAAAGCTGGCACTCCGACAATGGGTGGAGTTGTGTTTCTCATTACAGCAGTTCTAGTCAGTTTTGTCTTTACCGTATTGACTGGTAATTTTACTCGTCCTGTTCAACTCGTTCTATTTATCTTGATTCTATACGGAATTGTTGGATTTTTAGATGACTTTTTAAAGGTATTTCGTAAGATTAATGAAGGTCTCAATCCGAAGCAAAAATTAGCTCTTCAACTTATCGGGGGAATCATCTTTTATGTTTTCTCTGAACGCCATGGAGCTGGAAGCCTTTTAAATGTCTTTGGTTACGATCTTTACTTAGGGCATTTCTACATTCTCTTTGCTTTATTTTGGTTGATTGGCTTCTCAAATGCTGTCAATTTGACAGATGGGATCGATGGATTAGCCAGCATCTCCGTTGCCATTAGCCTGAGTGCCTATTCCTTTATTGCCTATATGCAAGGAAAATGGGATATTCTCTTTGTAACCTTAAGTATGATTGGGGCCTTGCTTGGATTCTTTGTCTTCAACCACAAGCCGGCTAAAATCTTTATGGGAGATGTCGGTAGTTTAGCTCTTGGAGGGATGCTTGCAGCCTTGTCAATGGCTCTGCATGTAGAGTGGACCCTCCTCCTGATTGGTTTGGTTTATGTCATTGAAACAGGTTCAGTGATGCTACAAGTGACCTATTTCAAATGGACCAAGAAACGCTACGGGGAAGGACGTCGGATTTTCCGAATGACTCCTTTCCACCATCATTTAGAATTGGGTGGCCTTTCTGGAAATGGCCAAAACTGGTCAGAATGGAAAGTGGATGCTTTTATGTGGACCATTGCCTTGGTGACAAGCGGTATCACTCTTGTCCTTCTCTATCTATAA
- a CDS encoding DEAD/DEAH box helicase: MKFTEFNFKPYIQEALKEINFREATEVQEKLIPIVLAGNDLVGESKTGSGKTHTFLLPIFQTLNEESEQVEAVITAPSRELATQIYQAARQIASHSEKEIRIVNYVGGTDKSRQIEKLQVKQPHIVIGTPGRIYDLVASGDLAIHKAHTFVVDEADMTLDMGFLSTVDKIASRLPQQLQFLVFSATIPQKLQPFLKKYLSNPVMEQIKTKTVISETIDNWLVSTKGRDKNEQIYQLTKTLQPYLAMIFVNTKTRADDLHAYLVAQGLKVAKIHGDIPPRERKRIMNQVKNLDFEYIVATDLAARGIDIEGVSHVINDAIPQDLSFFVHRVGRTGRNGLPGVAITLYQPSDDSDIRELEKMGIRFVPKVLKNGVIEDTYDRDRRANREKKQEKLDIEMIGLVKKKKKKIKPGYKKKIKWAVDEKRRKAKRAENRARGRAERKAKRQTF; this comes from the coding sequence ATGAAATTTACAGAGTTTAATTTTAAGCCCTATATTCAAGAGGCATTGAAAGAAATCAATTTTAGAGAAGCAACCGAAGTACAGGAAAAACTAATTCCGATTGTCCTAGCTGGAAATGATTTGGTAGGAGAGTCAAAGACTGGTTCTGGGAAAACCCATACGTTCCTCTTGCCAATTTTTCAAACTTTAAATGAAGAAAGCGAACAAGTTGAAGCGGTCATCACGGCTCCTAGTCGAGAGTTGGCAACGCAAATTTACCAAGCTGCCCGTCAAATTGCTAGTCATTCTGAAAAAGAGATTCGGATTGTAAATTATGTTGGAGGAACGGATAAAAGCCGTCAGATTGAAAAACTGCAGGTCAAACAACCGCATATCGTGATTGGGACTCCAGGCCGGATCTATGATCTGGTTGCATCTGGTGATCTGGCTATTCATAAGGCTCATACCTTTGTGGTAGACGAGGCAGATATGACACTGGACATGGGATTTCTGTCTACTGTGGATAAGATTGCTTCGAGACTTCCGCAACAACTGCAATTTTTAGTTTTTTCAGCCACCATTCCGCAAAAATTACAACCTTTTTTGAAAAAATATCTCTCAAACCCAGTCATGGAGCAAATTAAGACTAAGACGGTGATTTCAGAGACCATCGATAATTGGCTGGTTTCGACCAAGGGTCGGGATAAAAATGAGCAAATTTACCAATTGACCAAGACTTTGCAACCTTATTTAGCCATGATTTTCGTCAATACAAAAACGAGAGCAGATGACCTTCATGCCTATTTGGTGGCTCAGGGATTGAAAGTGGCGAAGATTCACGGAGATATTCCACCACGTGAACGGAAACGGATCATGAATCAGGTTAAAAATCTTGATTTTGAGTATATTGTGGCCACCGATTTGGCGGCTCGTGGAATTGATATCGAAGGGGTGAGTCATGTCATCAACGATGCTATTCCACAAGATCTTTCCTTCTTCGTTCACCGTGTTGGCCGGACAGGCCGCAATGGTCTACCAGGTGTCGCTATTACTCTTTATCAACCGAGTGATGATTCAGATATCCGTGAACTAGAAAAAATGGGAATTCGTTTCGTACCGAAAGTGTTGAAAAATGGGGTTATTGAAGATACTTATGATCGGGACAGACGGGCGAATCGTGAGAAAAAGCAAGAGAAACTTGACATCGAGATGATTGGTCTGGTGAAAAAGAAAAAGAAAAAAATCAAACCAGGCTACAAGAAAAAAATCAAATGGGCAGTTGATGAAAAGCGGAGAAAGGCTAAGCGAGCTGAAAATCGTGCGCGTGGCCGGGCGGAACGAAAGGCCAAACGACAAACTTTCTAA
- a CDS encoding amino acid ABC transporter permease, whose protein sequence is MFTTDFLTANWYADFLKHIPDSKLFSLRAVFDAFPSVIGKLPVTILLALGGAFFGIIFAMVFALVKINRVRILYPIQAVFVSFLRGTPLLVQLMLTYYGIPLILKAINQSYGTAFNINAIPAELFAIVALAFNEAAYASETIRAAILSVDPGEIEAARSLGMTNRQVYHRIIIPNAAVVATPTLINSLIGLTKGTSLAFSASVVEIFAQARIIGGSDLKYFERFITVSIVYWIVNILIEILGRHIERRLDIETPVAIDLPDQEVRI, encoded by the coding sequence ATGTTTACAACTGATTTTTTAACAGCCAACTGGTATGCTGACTTTTTAAAACACATTCCAGATAGCAAGCTGTTTAGTTTGAGAGCTGTGTTTGATGCATTCCCGTCGGTCATAGGGAAATTGCCTGTGACGATTTTACTTGCTCTAGGAGGCGCATTTTTTGGGATTATTTTTGCCATGGTTTTTGCTCTGGTCAAAATTAATCGTGTACGAATTCTTTACCCGATTCAAGCTGTTTTTGTCAGTTTTTTACGGGGTACTCCTTTGTTGGTCCAGTTGATGTTGACCTATTATGGGATTCCTCTTATTTTAAAAGCGATCAATCAGTCTTATGGAACAGCTTTTAATATTAATGCCATTCCAGCTGAGTTATTTGCAATTGTGGCTCTTGCCTTTAATGAGGCGGCTTATGCGAGTGAGACCATCCGGGCAGCAATTTTATCGGTTGATCCTGGTGAAATTGAGGCGGCGCGTAGTCTTGGGATGACAAATCGTCAAGTTTATCACCGGATTATTATTCCCAATGCAGCAGTCGTTGCAACCCCGACCTTAATCAACTCTCTCATTGGCTTGACCAAGGGGACATCGCTAGCCTTTAGTGCCAGTGTGGTTGAAATTTTTGCCCAAGCACGGATTATTGGGGGGAGCGATTTGAAGTACTTTGAACGCTTTATCACGGTATCGATTGTTTACTGGATTGTGAATATTCTCATTGAAATACTAGGACGTCACATTGAACGTCGACTGGATATTGAGACTCCCGTAGCAATTGATTTACCAGATCAGGAGGTCCGGATCTAA
- a CDS encoding amino acid ABC transporter ATP-binding protein produces MIYISELSKTFSGQKVLNNLSLEIQKGEVVALIGSSGAGKSTFLRSLNYLEAPDSGRIKIDDFEVDFEHISQDQILTLRRKLAMVFQQFNLFGRKTALENVKEGLIVVKGLSDQEATKIAREELAKVGLSDRENHYPRHLSGGQKQRVALARALAMKPEVLLLDEPTSALDPELVGEVEKSIANAAKSGQTMVLVSHDMSFVAQVADKVLFLDKGRIIESGTPEEIMQHPKEERTKEFFASYKRTYV; encoded by the coding sequence ATGATTTATATTTCAGAATTATCAAAGACATTTTCAGGTCAAAAGGTTTTAAATAATCTAAGTTTGGAAATTCAAAAAGGGGAAGTCGTGGCCCTAATCGGGTCTTCAGGAGCTGGTAAATCAACCTTCTTACGCAGTTTAAACTATTTGGAAGCTCCAGACAGTGGTAGAATTAAGATTGATGATTTCGAGGTTGATTTTGAACACATTAGCCAAGATCAAATCCTAACCTTAAGAAGAAAATTGGCCATGGTGTTCCAACAGTTTAATTTGTTTGGTAGAAAAACAGCTCTTGAAAATGTGAAAGAAGGGCTCATTGTTGTGAAGGGCTTATCCGATCAAGAAGCAACGAAAATTGCTCGAGAAGAACTGGCAAAAGTCGGCTTATCGGATCGGGAAAATCACTATCCTCGTCACCTCTCAGGTGGACAAAAACAACGGGTGGCTTTGGCCCGTGCCTTGGCCATGAAACCAGAGGTTCTTTTGCTGGATGAACCGACTTCAGCCTTGGATCCAGAATTGGTTGGAGAAGTTGAAAAATCCATTGCCAATGCGGCAAAATCGGGACAAACCATGGTACTGGTCAGCCATGATATGTCTTTTGTAGCGCAAGTAGCAGATAAGGTCCTATTTTTGGATAAAGGACGGATTATTGAATCTGGAACACCAGAGGAAATCATGCAACATCCAAAAGAAGAACGGACAAAAGAATTCTTTGCTAGTTACAAACGGACCTATGTTTGA
- a CDS encoding DUF4059 family protein — protein sequence MLNKLLSLYLQSLVTTTILVGIASCIWIGYRALKKKDKTAKQRQAHLYDILLIDIMTIPILTFAVIGILFIFQAR from the coding sequence ATGTTAAATAAATTATTGTCCTTATATTTACAAAGTTTAGTGACGACAACGATTTTAGTTGGGATCGCTTCTTGTATTTGGATTGGCTACCGTGCCCTTAAGAAGAAAGATAAAACAGCCAAGCAACGACAAGCCCATTTGTATGATATCCTCTTAATTGATATCATGACGATTCCTATTTTAACCTTTGCGGTCATAGGGATTTTGTTTATCTTTCAAGCACGATAA
- the trxB gene encoding thioredoxin-disulfide reductase has protein sequence MFDTVIVGAGPAGMTAALYAARSNLKVALIERGIPGGQMNNTSDIENYPGYANISGPDLAEKMFEPLENLGVEHLFGQVERIEDLGVTKKIVTDDGEYEAKTVVIATGSNHRSLNVPGEEELNSRGVSYCAVCDGAFFRDEDLLVVGGGDSAVEEAVFLTQFAKTVTIAHRRDQLRAQKVLQDRAFANDKIHFAWNTVVEEIKGEQKVTSVLLKDVKTGEVREQAFGGVFIYVGLDPVSDFATELGILDENGWVITDDHMRTTVPGIFAVGDVRQKDLRQVTTAVGDGAIAGQEVYKYITENF, from the coding sequence ATGTTTGATACAGTGATTGTTGGAGCAGGCCCTGCAGGGATGACTGCTGCCCTTTATGCAGCACGAAGTAATTTAAAAGTCGCATTAATTGAGAGAGGAATTCCAGGCGGTCAAATGAACAATACGTCTGACATTGAAAACTATCCTGGCTATGCGAATATTAGTGGCCCAGACTTGGCTGAAAAAATGTTTGAGCCTTTAGAAAATCTTGGTGTGGAGCATTTATTTGGTCAGGTAGAGCGCATCGAAGACCTCGGAGTAACCAAAAAGATTGTCACAGATGATGGGGAATATGAAGCTAAAACCGTGGTGATTGCAACAGGGTCTAACCACCGTTCATTGAATGTCCCTGGTGAAGAGGAGCTGAATAGTAGAGGGGTTTCCTACTGTGCTGTTTGTGATGGAGCTTTCTTTAGAGACGAGGATCTCTTGGTCGTTGGTGGTGGCGATTCTGCGGTAGAAGAAGCTGTCTTTTTGACTCAGTTTGCAAAAACAGTGACCATTGCCCATCGTCGTGATCAATTGCGTGCCCAAAAAGTTCTTCAAGATCGTGCCTTTGCCAATGATAAAATTCACTTTGCTTGGAATACGGTTGTTGAAGAAATTAAGGGTGAACAAAAAGTAACTTCTGTCCTTTTAAAAGATGTGAAGACAGGAGAGGTTAGAGAGCAAGCCTTCGGTGGTGTCTTTATCTATGTTGGTTTAGATCCTGTCAGTGATTTTGCGACAGAACTTGGTATTTTAGATGAAAATGGCTGGGTGATCACGGATGATCATATGAGAACCACAGTCCCAGGTATTTTTGCGGTTGGCGATGTTCGTCAAAAAGATCTACGTCAAGTGACGACAGCCGTCGGAGACGGTGCGATTGCTGGCCAAGAAGTTTATAAATATATCACAGAAAACTTTTAA
- a CDS encoding nicotinate phosphoribosyltransferase: MYPDDSLTLHTDLYQINMMQVYFDQGIHNKHAVFEVYFRQQPFKNGYAVFAGLERIVKYLENLSFSESDIAYLESLGYHGAFLEYLRDLKLELTVRSAQEGDLVFANEPIVQVEGPLAQCQLVETALLNIVNFQTLIATKAARIRSVIEDEPLMEFGTRRAQEMDAAIWGTRAAVIGGANGTSNVRAGKLFGIPVLGTHAHSLVQVYGNDYQAFRAYAETHKDCVFLVDTYDTLRIGVPAAIQVAREMGDKINFLGVRIDSGDIAYISKKVRQQLDEAGFTNAKIYASNDLDENTILNLKMQKAKIDVWGVGTKLITAYDQPALGAVYKIVSVENEAAEMINTIKLSNNAEKVSTPGKKQVWRITSREKGKSEGDYITYDGVDVSQLTELKMFHPTYTYINKTVRNFEAIPLLVDIFKEGQLVYQLPTLSEIQEYARKNYDQLWDEYKRVLNPQHYPVDLAKDIWQDKMDLIEEMRNKANGEGEAK; this comes from the coding sequence ATGTATCCAGATGACAGTTTAACTTTGCATACTGATTTATACCAAATCAATATGATGCAGGTCTATTTTGATCAAGGTATCCACAATAAACATGCCGTATTTGAAGTGTATTTTCGTCAACAGCCTTTTAAAAACGGCTACGCAGTATTTGCTGGCTTAGAGAGAATTGTGAAATACTTGGAAAACTTGAGTTTTTCTGAGAGCGATATTGCCTATTTAGAGTCACTCGGTTATCATGGGGCCTTCTTGGAATATCTCCGTGATCTCAAGTTGGAATTGACGGTACGCTCGGCTCAAGAAGGAGACTTAGTTTTTGCGAATGAACCAATTGTTCAGGTAGAGGGCCCTCTAGCTCAGTGCCAATTGGTGGAAACAGCCCTTTTGAATATTGTCAACTTTCAAACCTTAATAGCCACAAAAGCTGCTCGTATTCGTTCAGTCATTGAAGATGAGCCTTTGATGGAATTTGGAACCCGTCGTGCGCAAGAAATGGATGCTGCAATTTGGGGAACTCGTGCAGCAGTCATCGGAGGTGCCAATGGAACTAGTAATGTTCGTGCAGGAAAACTCTTTGGAATCCCAGTTTTAGGAACTCATGCCCATTCTCTTGTACAGGTTTATGGAAATGACTACCAGGCCTTTAGGGCTTATGCGGAAACCCATAAAGATTGTGTCTTCCTCGTCGATACCTATGATACCCTGCGTATTGGGGTCCCTGCTGCTATTCAGGTAGCGCGTGAAATGGGAGATAAAATCAATTTCCTAGGCGTCCGGATTGACTCAGGAGATATTGCCTATATTTCTAAAAAGGTTCGCCAGCAATTAGATGAGGCTGGTTTTACAAATGCTAAAATCTACGCTTCTAATGACTTGGATGAAAATACCATCCTCAACTTAAAAATGCAAAAAGCAAAAATTGATGTTTGGGGTGTAGGAACCAAGTTAATTACAGCTTACGATCAACCAGCGCTTGGAGCGGTATACAAAATTGTCTCTGTTGAAAACGAAGCAGCAGAGATGATCAATACCATCAAGCTTTCCAATAATGCAGAGAAAGTTTCTACTCCAGGTAAAAAGCAAGTATGGCGGATTACGAGCCGTGAAAAAGGTAAATCAGAAGGTGACTACATCACTTATGATGGAGTAGATGTTTCACAACTGACTGAACTTAAAATGTTCCATCCGACTTATACCTACATTAATAAAACGGTCCGAAACTTTGAGGCGATTCCTCTTTTAGTGGATATTTTTAAAGAGGGTCAATTGGTTTATCAACTACCAACATTATCAGAAATTCAAGAATATGCTCGTAAAAATTACGATCAATTATGGGATGAATACAAGCGCGTCCTCAATCCACAGCATTACCCAGTTGACTTGGCCAAAGATATTTGGCAGGATAAGATGGATCTGATCGAGGAAATGCGTAACAAGGCCAATGGAGAAGGAGAAGCAAAATGA